The following are from one region of the Lineus longissimus chromosome 19, tnLinLong1.2, whole genome shotgun sequence genome:
- the LOC135503242 gene encoding uncharacterized protein LOC135503242, with product MSEKGRTKEAAKCHTKDQVKGHTKYASKGHTTDPVKGHTKDASKGHTKDPVKGHTKDASNGHTTDPVKGHTKEASKGYTKEESTTGRRSDSAKGHTTDNDNPPSSAKGEKKEVDLTRPVFNRCQGQLGIYVDLIDVELIDPLAYGSERFMMISVADKLLECYQSIELCKIKSSLEKKELLKGTVLDGFITGLILSVTFDNLEAVETFWHQYKSGEVGKFFKSYLETKSTKRYIEAKRLEIRIRCWEDEYEACKEDLLANEVIGLSLADHEYDIKMLRKARAWQQNYTKDLYKLRDFQYEFEAHLGEFINLCKTFQPQSLQEFVNIGDLEALIKRAKERKTKTVAILERYPNTFQAVRKCAKDMKKGIFHTVAEVHAGCESEKQRALKAKMNAMLADVMRMTEPCYCFRDTHSPVWEHKVMDYERKMFVGMVTTFPCVIETMIDVDHLVDDYYEDLKIEL from the exons ATGTCAGAAAAGGGGCGAACGAAGGAGGCAGCAAAGTGTCACACGAAGGACCAAGTAAAGGGGCACACGAAGTATGCATCAAAGGGGCACACGACGGACCCAGTAAAGGGGCACACGAAGGATGCATCAAAGGGGCACACGAAGGACCCAGTAAAGGGGCACACGAAGGATGCATCAAACGGGCACACGACGGACCCAGTAAAGGGGCACACGAAGGAGGCATCAAAGGGGTACACGAAGGAGGAATCGACAACAGGACGACGGTCAGATTCGGCCAAAGGGCACACCACGGATAACGACAATCCTCCGTCTTCGGCAAAGGGAGAAAAGAAGGAAGTCGACCTTACTAGGCCAGTTTTCAACCGGTGTCAAG GCCAACTTGGAATCTACGTAGACCTGATCGACGTTGAGTTGATCGACCCTCTCGCCTATGGCTCGGAGAGGTTCATGATGATAAGCGTGGCAGATAAGCTCCTTGAGTGCTACCAAAGCATTGAGCTGTGTAAGATCAAGAGCTCTTTGGAAAAGAAGGAGCTGTTGAAGGGGACAGTCTTGGATGGATTCATCACAG GCTTGATACTCTCCGTCACCTTTGACAACCTTGAGGCCGTGGAGACGTTCTGGCATCAATACAAATCCGGAGAAGTCGGAAAGTTTTTCAAGAGTTACCTGGAAACGAAATCGACGAAGAGGTATATCGAAGCAAAACGGCTGGAAATTCGCATCAGGTGCTGGGAGGATGAATACGAGGCTTGTAAAGAGGATCTCCTGGCGAATGAGGTGATTGGGCTGTCCCTCGCAGACCATG AATACGATATCAAGATGTTAAGGAAGGCTCGCGCATGGCAGCAAAACTACACTAAAGATCTGTACAAGCTGCGAGACTTCCAATACGAGTTCGAGGCTCACCTTGGCGAGTTCATCAACCTTTGTAAAACATTTCAGCCTCAGTCACTCCAAGAATTCGTCAACATAGGTGACCTTGAAGCGCTGATTAAACGCGCCAAGGAAAGAAAGACAAAAACAGTGGCCATTCTAGAAAGGTACCCAAATACGTTCCAAGCTGTAAGAAAATGTGCCAAGGACATGAAAAAGGGGATTTTTCACACTGTCGCGGAAGTTCACGCGGGTTGCGAGAGCGAGAAACAACGCGCTTTGAAAGCAAAAATGAATGCCATGTTGGCTGACGTAATGCGCATGACGGAACCGTGTTACTGCTTCCGGGATACGCACTCTCCGGTCTGGGAGCATAAGGTGATGGATTATGAGCGGAAGATGTTTGTGGGAATGGTAACAACATTCCCGTGTGTGATTGAGACTATGATCGACGTGGATCACCTTGTTGATGACTATTATGAAGATCTAAAAATAGAACTCTAA